GTGATGTTGGTTGTGTCGTATTGCATATGATCTATATTTCTTATTGTTATTTATCCCAGTACCTTTCTGATAATAACTGCATTGGCACCCATCGCAACAGAATAGTTTCCATATTCGGAAAACAGGATCTGTGGAATATTATAGTCAATCTCCAGGAATTCCCTGTTTCGTTGTTTGAACTCATCCATCAAGGGATTAACAATAAGATTCTGTCCAATGGCTATGTCACCCCCCAAAACGATCAGATCGGGATTAATGAACCCATTGATAAGCATTAGCTGATATGCCAGGAATTGTATAATGGTATCAACCATCTCCCGGGCAATGGGATCGCCTCTCCTTGTATAATTAAAAACATCTGACAACGGAATATGTTTCCCCGATCTGAGCCATTGTTTTAGTGGGCTGTCAGAATTAACCCTTTGCATCGCACGCTTCCCGGCATCCGTAAGGTCGGGCAGCGGATCAAATACTTCTCCTGCAGTACCGGCAGCTCCGGAATACAACATATTGTTGATGATAATACCCAGGCCTAAATAATCCGAAACCTGGTTATAGTTGACATACACGATATTCGGAGGGAGGGACTCATTATTCCGTGAATACCACTTAACTCCCAAGGCACCGGCATTGGCATCATTAATCAAATATACCGGAATATTGACCTTTTCCTCAATGACATCCTTTAACGGCAAATCCCTTAACCGAAGGTTGGAGGAATACTGAACAACGGCTTCCGTATTATCTATAAGCCCGGTAATGCCAATGCCAATCCCCAGTATGTTTTTGGTCTCCAGGGAATTTTTCTCTATAACTTCTTTTATGTTGTCCAGGATGGCTTCAGAGACGTGATCATTTTTCAGATAATTCTCATAGGGGACTTCCCGGCGGGCAACAATCTTTCCTGAAAAATCTGTCAGAACATACCTGATTTTATCCACCAAAACTTCCATACCCAAAACGTATGCAAAAGACCCACTGATCTTCCATAAAACCGGCCTTTTCCCTCCACGCTTTGTTGAATCACCTGTTCGGCTATATTCAATGAAACCTGAGTTATGGAGTCGACGAAGTATATACACCACAGTAGAAGGCTGAAGACCAGTCAATCTTGCTATCTGGGCACCCGAAAGCTCACCATAATCCCTGATTAGTTTTAAGGCCAGCTTATGCTTGTCTTCAGCTATTTGCAGTGACAACTCCGGCATGTTTATCTGGTATGTTTATTCAATGAATGAATAAACAAAAATAGAAAAAAACAAAATCGAAAAGCCAATTTTTTATACAAAATTTTATCTTTTTTAACATCGCATGTTAAAATCTCAGAAATTGATTATTCTTAAGATAAAAGCAAAAGGATGGTGAGAATTCAAATGAATATTATATTTTTGAGCAACCAACCGTTAAAATATACTGTATGAAGCTAAGAAACATTCCGCTCTGGGTCAAGATCATTTCAGGAATGGTTTTAGGGATACTTTGGGGATTAGCTGCCGTATACCTTGGACTTAAGGAATTCACCCTTGACTGGATCAAACCATTTGGAACCATCTTTCTGGATCTACTCAAACTCATAGCTGTTCCGCTCATCTTCGTTTCATTGGTTAAAGGGATCTCAAGTCTTACGGATATTTCCAGGTTATCCAGGATGGGACTGAAAACCATTGGTCTCTATCTGGTATCCACACTCATTGCCACAACATTGGGACTTGGTCTGGTTAACACCCTCGAACCGGGTGACACATTCCCAAAGGAAAAGCAGGAGGAGTTACAGCAGCGTTATGAATTAGATATTGAGGAAAAAGAGATCACGGCGGAGCAGGTACAAGAGCAGTCGCCCCTTCAGTTTCTTGTGGATATGGTACCGGAAAATATTGTGAATGCAGCCTCGAATAACCGCAATATGCTACAGATCATCTTTTTTGCCATTCTTTTTGCAATAGCGATGGTCTTAATTCCCGAAGAACGGATCAAAACCGTCAAAGACTTTTTTGACGGCATCAACGAAATCATTTTGAAGATCATTGACTTCATCATGAAATTTGCACCCTACGGAGTATTCGCCTTACTGGCAGCCCTCATCGTAGAATTTTCAGGAGACGCGGATTTATTCGTGGCACTGGCCAATTATGCCGGTACGGTTGTGATAGGACTTTTCTTTATTATACTGATAGTTTATCCCTTTTTTATACGGATTTTGGCTGGGATCAAATACAAAGACTTTTTCCGGGCCATCTTCCCGGCACAGATGTTTGCCTTCACCACCAGCAGCAGTGCTGCCACGCTACCTGTCACACTCCGCCAAACCCAAAATGAGCTGGGTGTTTCCAAAACCGTTGCAAATTTTGTCCTTCCTATTGGGGTAACGATCAATATGGACGGTACCTCATGTTATCAGGCCATTGCAGCAGTATTTATCGCACAGGTATTCGGGCTGGATCTTAATATAACCCAACAGGTAACCATTGTACTCACAGCCACCCTTTCTTCCATTGGCACGCCAGGGGTGCCCGGGGGGAGTATCATTATGCTGGTCATTGTGCTCTCCAGTGTAGGTCTGCCGGCAGCCGGCCTGGCGCTGATCCTTGGTATAGACAGACCCCTGGACATGTTGAGAACGGTTGTCAACATTACCGGTGACTCTACCATTTCAACCATTGTATCAAAGAGTGAAGGAGATTTGAATTATCCGGTGAAGAAGGAGCAGCCGGCTTAGGAAAAGAAATGATTGGATGATGGAGGGCATAGGGCTCAGGGCATAGGGCTCAGGGCATAGGGCTCAGGGCATAGAGCCTAGGGCATAGAGCTTAGGGCATAGAGCCTAGGGCAAAGAGCCTAGGGCATAGAGCGGGGAGAGGAAGGTTTCGGGTTTCGTGTCTAGGGTCTCGGGTTACTTTATAGCATCATTTTGTAGATGATATAGAGGTTATTGCAACTCAACGATTTTAATGATTGAATGCCTTCCCATAGCCAAAACGGGATTATATGAACTGAAAACCTCGGCTTATCTGTGAATGCAATTAATGACCACTTAGTGACCATCAATGACTCTTTTCCCTGCGCTCTATGCTCTGTACCCTCAGCCTCACAAACTCTCATTACTCATAACTCATAACAGATTACTCACTACTATATTTCAGTACCATCGCAACCCTGCTGGGCAAATAAACCTTTATATAGGGTGTATGGCTGTCTCCGTCTTTAAATTGTGTATGAAACTCCTGATGTGGCGATATCCTGGCAAATCCGCTATATTGTTTTCTGTCACTATCAAATATAAGCCTGTATATACCTTTCCTGTCCACAGGAATCATATAATCGGAAAAGGAGGCCGCAGGGTGAAAATTAAAAAGAAACAGCAAGCGGCCCCGGGTGAATGCCATCAGCTTATCGTGATTATGGAGATACACCGGTGAGGGAAAAGAATTTGCCAATTCATCTGTATTTAATCTCATCATGTCTCTGTCGAATGCTCCCAGATCATGATAGATCAGTTCTTCATTATTCCGCAGGCTCCATTGCCTGCGGCTGTATTTATACGACCAGTTATTGCCTTCCCTGGGAAAGTCTACCCATTCGGGGTGACCGAACTCATTGCCCATAAAATTAAGATATCCGCTGTCGGCTGTTCCAAAAGTAGCCAAACGTGCCATTTTATGAAGTGCGACTGCCCTGTCAATAGTTATACTCTGGCTGTTTTTATGCATGTGGGTGTACATATCCTTATCCGCCAACTCAAACATCAGTGTTTTACCGCC
This DNA window, taken from Bacteroidales bacterium, encodes the following:
- a CDS encoding ROK family transcriptional regulator; this encodes MPELSLQIAEDKHKLALKLIRDYGELSGAQIARLTGLQPSTVVYILRRLHNSGFIEYSRTGDSTKRGGKRPVLWKISGSFAYVLGMEVLVDKIRYVLTDFSGKIVARREVPYENYLKNDHVSEAILDNIKEVIEKNSLETKNILGIGIGITGLIDNTEAVVQYSSNLRLRDLPLKDVIEEKVNIPVYLINDANAGALGVKWYSRNNESLPPNIVYVNYNQVSDYLGLGIIINNMLYSGAAGTAGEVFDPLPDLTDAGKRAMQRVNSDSPLKQWLRSGKHIPLSDVFNYTRRGDPIAREMVDTIIQFLAYQLMLINGFINPDLIVLGGDIAIGQNLIVNPLMDEFKQRNREFLEIDYNIPQILFSEYGNYSVAMGANAVIIRKVLG
- a CDS encoding dicarboxylate/amino acid:cation symporter; this translates as MKLRNIPLWVKIISGMVLGILWGLAAVYLGLKEFTLDWIKPFGTIFLDLLKLIAVPLIFVSLVKGISSLTDISRLSRMGLKTIGLYLVSTLIATTLGLGLVNTLEPGDTFPKEKQEELQQRYELDIEEKEITAEQVQEQSPLQFLVDMVPENIVNAASNNRNMLQIIFFAILFAIAMVLIPEERIKTVKDFFDGINEIILKIIDFIMKFAPYGVFALLAALIVEFSGDADLFVALANYAGTVVIGLFFIILIVYPFFIRILAGIKYKDFFRAIFPAQMFAFTTSSSAATLPVTLRQTQNELGVSKTVANFVLPIGVTINMDGTSCYQAIAAVFIAQVFGLDLNITQQVTIVLTATLSSIGTPGVPGGSIIMLVIVLSSVGLPAAGLALILGIDRPLDMLRTVVNITGDSTISTIVSKSEGDLNYPVKKEQPA